A genomic stretch from Podospora pseudoanserina strain CBS 124.78 chromosome 3, whole genome shotgun sequence includes:
- the XYD1 gene encoding D-xylose 1-dehydrogenase (NADP(+)) (COG:G; COG:Q; EggNog:ENOG503NVRV) has translation MSSPYTVRWGILATGWIAETFTKDLLTSPASRDVHDVRHEVVAVSSSSSKERAAEFIKKVDAPSSAKAYGSYHELVADPDVDIIYVATPHSHHFQNAMLALDAGKNVLCEKSLTVTAAQTRKLIETARSKNLFFMEAVWTRYFPLSIKVRELITSGAIGNVYRTIADLSVGRDAPEGKIDFPDENRMVNADLAGGALLDLGIYALTWVFQSLYHTQPEAEKEAPNVIAAVNKYHTGADETTSIILQFPKHKSHGIALTSLRVASEPDNKDTAGASIRIQGGLGEIQVVGPAYRPRQLRVITKESDGKAEVIDFAIPKDKERDWGHGMFWEADEAARCLRDGQKESKTLPWSESIVIMEVMDETLKQGGVTYPELISTDVFDPQSPLNTGKR, from the exons ATGTCGTCTCCGTATACTGTGAGGTGGGGTATTCTGGCCACCGGCTGGATTGCTGAGA CCTTCACCAAGGATCTCCTCACTAGCCCAGCTTCCCGTGATGTCCATGATGTGCGCCATGAGGTCGTTGCCGTGTCCTCGTCCAGCTCCAAGGAGAGAGCTGCCGAGTTCATCAAGAAGGTGGATGCTCCCAGCTCAGCAAAGGCCTATGGTTCTTACCATGAGTTGGTAGCTGACCCCGATGTCGATATCATCTATGTTGCTACACCACACAGCCACCACTTCCAAAACGCCATGCTTGCCCTCGATGCCGGCAAGAATGTGCTCTGCGAGAAGTCCTTGACTGTGACTGCTGCTCAGACCCGCAAGCTCATCGAGACTGCTCGCTCCAagaacctcttcttcatggAGGCTGTGTGGACTCGCTACTTCCCCCTGAGCATCAAGGTCAGGGAGTTGATTACATCCGGTGCCATCGGCAACGTGTACCGTACTATTG CCGACCTCTCTGTCGGCCGTGATGCCCCCGAGGGCAAGATTGACTTCCCCGATGAGAACCGCATGGTCAACGCCGACTTGGCCGGCGGTGCTCTCTTGGATCTTGGCATTTACGCCTTGACTTGGGTATTCCAGTCTCTGTACCACACCCAGCCTGAAGCAGAGAAGGAAGCGCCCAATGTCATCGCTGCCGTCAACAAGTACCACACTGGTGCTGATGAGACCACcagcatcatcctccagtTCCCCAAGCACAAGAGCCACGGTATCGCTCTGACCTCTCTTCGGGTGGCCTCTGAACCTGACAACAAGGACACCGCCGGTGCCTCCATCCGTATCCAGGGCGGCCTTGGTGAGATTCAGGTCGTTGGGCCTGCCTACCGCCCACGTCAGCTGAGAGTCATCACCAAGGAGAGCGATGGCAAGGCCGAGGTCATTGACTTTGCCATccccaaggacaaggagcgTGACTGGGGCCACGGCATGTTCTGGGAAGCTGACGAGGCCGCCCGCTGCCTGCGTGACGGGCAGAAGGAGAGCAAGACTCTGCCATGGAGCGAGAGCATTGTCATCATGGAGGTCATGGACGAAACCCTGAAGCAGGGCGGTGTGACATACCCCGAGTTGATTTCGACTGACGTCTTTGACCCCCAAAGTCCTCTCAACACTGGAAAGAGGTAA
- a CDS encoding hypothetical protein (EggNog:ENOG503NXIM; COG:O; BUSCO:EOG0926505R): MADVPLYVVSDYSSSERRITPSWSIAQLKTKLEPITGIPPSCQHIFLKTSSNDGIPIEASDEEAVYLQSFPLAPYAELQVVDTRPASARPNFTSAVGVEKFELPEEEYEKKTDSVLAWKKAQKLGRFDPNAPTHEQAKIDAIAKEIGARGIAVGKRCRVGGDDTRRGEVKYVGDVKEIPGIGAWVGVQLDEPVGKNDGSVGGTRYWGEESELKRGVFVRAERVEVGDFPVLDDLEDMEEI; this comes from the exons atggcTGACGTCCCGCTCTATGTCGTATCCGACTACTCGTCTTCGGAAAGACGGATCACCCCCTCATGGTCTATCGCTCAGCTCAAGACCAAGTTGGAACCCATCACCGGCATTCCTCCTTCCTGCCAGCACATTTTCCTCAAGACCTCGTCCAACGATGGGATTCCGATCGAGGCTTcggacgaggaggcggtCTATCTGCAAAGCTTTCCGCTAGCGCCATATGCTGAATTGCAA GTTGTTGATACGCGGCCAGCGTCTGCCAGGCCCAATTTCACAAGCGCCGTTGGCGTCGAGAAATTCGAGCTGCCTGAAGAGGAGtacgagaagaagacggacTCGGTCCTCGCATGGAAGAAGGCTCAGAAGCTCGGGCGATTCGACCCGAACGCCCCGACCCATGAGCAGGCCAAGATCGACGCCATCGCCAAAGAGATTGGGGCCCGAGGAATCGCGGTGGGGAAGCGGTGcagagttggtggtgacgataCGAGACGCGGGGAGGTCAAGTACGTGGGGGATGTCAAGGAGATTCCTGGTATTGGTGCCTGGGTGGGCGTCCAACTGGACGAGCCGGTTGGCAAGAATGACGGCAGCGTGGGAGGTACGCGCTACTGGGGCGAAGAGTCGGAGCTTAAGCGTGGCGTGTTTGTGAGAGCAGAGcgggtggaggttggggactTTCCTGTTCTGGATGACCTcgaggacatggaggagATCTGA
- the TRM9 gene encoding tRNA methyltransferase, has a role in tRNA modification (EggNog:ENOG503NVKF; BUSCO:EOG09264DIM; COG:Q), with protein MMASTHTPSALPSDSVAGDVAKLAAAAAASQAAESAEAEAYEKTHVHGVYEAIAPHFSATRYKPWPAVASFLQSRPPGAVGLDVGCGNGKYLGLNPSVYMVGSDRSASLVALAHSRGRQLQEQQAQEAKKRIAQGELDATTGTGGESSGAAVATEVLVADGLSLPFRERAADFVICIAVIHHMSTRTRRQEAIRHLLRCVRTGQAGQPGGQILVYVWALEQGNSRRGWDEGGEQDLLVPWVLKSQQKQPKRPKQRKGQKRTRDQDSSGVAASNNSGEAPPSEATAGATTAATEPDPGHTDPVFKRYYHLYRKGELEEDVLAAGGAVITSGYERDNWWVVAANEPLPSQST; from the coding sequence ATGATGGCTTCGACACATACCCCCTCAGCTCTGCCGTCTGACTCTGTGGCCGGTGACGTCGCCAAgctggccgccgccgccgccgcttcTCAGGCAGCAGAATCGGCAGAAGCAGAGGCCTACGAAAAGACGCATGTTCACGGTGTGTATGAAGCCATCGCCCCGCACTTTTCGGCGACACGCTACAAGCCCTGGCCTGCCGTGGCATCGTTTCTGCAGTCGCGGCCTCCGGGAGCGGTGGGtctcgatgttggctgtggCAATGGCAAGTACCTGGGCCTAAACCCATCCGTGTACATGGTCGGCTCGGATCGTAGTGCTTCGCTTGTTGCGCTTGCCCACAGCCGTGGGAGGCAGCTCCAGGAACAGCAGGCCcaggaggcgaagaagcgGATCGCTCAAGGTGAGCTGGACGCAACAACAGGAACAGGCGGGGAGTCGAGTGGAGCTGCCGTCGCCACAGAGGTGCTTGTAGCTGATGGACTCTCACTCCCCTTCCGCGAACGCGCTGCGGATTTCGTCATCTGTATCGCCGTTATCCACCACATGTCGACAAGAACAAGGCGTCAAGAGGCGATCCGTCACCTCCTGCGATGTGTCAGGACCGGACAGGCTGGCCAGCCCGGCGGTCAAATCTTGGTGTACGTATGGGCTCTCGAACAGGGCAACAGCCGGCGCGGATGGGACGAAGGGGGTGAGCAAGATCTGCTAGTGCCCTGGGTGCTCAAGAGTCAGCAAAAACAGCCCAAGCGACCGAAACAACGCAAAGGACAGAAACGGACTCGGGACCAAGATTCCAgtggtgttgctgccagTAATAATAGCGGTGAGGCTCCACCATCTGAGGCTACTGCCGGTGCAACTACTGCGGCCACGGAACCAGACCCGGGCCACACCGACCCCGTCTTCAAGCGCTACTATCATCTCTACCGCAAAggtgagctggaggaggatgtaTTGGCTGCCGGGGGCGCAGTCATCACCAGCGGTTACGAAAGAGACAactggtgggtggtggctgccaATGAGCCCCTCCCGTCACAGTCAACATGA
- a CDS encoding hypothetical protein (EggNog:ENOG503P1VS; COG:O; CAZy:GH128) — MHFTTVLALAAAGLAGQAAAGPHLNHQHGVRHVREKRALVTELVTVTNWVTVTVTGHSPTGRRQHYTNTRKAKKVKPTPSSQAAPAPPPPPPASVAPAPEPTTVITRVRPADPEPTPAPVEPPKSEPTPPPPAPVVVSSQAPAVVVKPEPVPNPAPAPAPAPAPAPAPAPKGQRLGAGLAYNNPNLLKALLGSGTKIGWTYNWGQRDDSGTGLPFIPTLWGLKLDFAQVWPANAQRAIDAGSPCLFSFNEPDHGTQANLSPEVAAAKHKELMNPFQGKARIGSPSITNGGGPDMGIEWMKRFFAACNGGCAVDFVNIHIYGFSTEQFLDHLVKVNELFKKPVWITEFGFNGSDDEIAQQLKTVIDAIDNDPKYAFVEAYSYFMVEEGILVKGNQPSRYGRTFAYGGAN; from the coding sequence ATGCATTTCACCACTGTTCTCGCGCTGGCCGCCGCTGGCCTCGCTGGCCAGGCTGCTGCCGGccctcacctcaaccaccagcaTGGCGTTAGACATGTTCGCGAGAAGCGTGCCCTTGTGACTGAgctcgtcaccgtcaccaacTGGGTCACCGTCACCGTTACTGGTCACTCGCCTACCGGTCGTCGCCAGCACTACACCAACACTCGCAaagccaagaaggtcaagccTACTCCTTCCAGCCAGGCCGCTCCtgccccgcctcctcctcctcccgcgtCTGTTGCGCCTGCCCCGGAGCCGACCACGGTCATCACTCGTGTTCGCCCTGCTGACCCTGAGCCCACTCCCGCTCCGGTCGAGCCCCCCAAGAGCGAGCccacgcctcctcccccggctccTGTTGTTGTCTCCAGCCAGGCCCCCGCGGTGGTTGTAAAGCCAGAGCCAGTTCCCAATCCCGctcctgcccctgccccggccccggctccagctccagctcccgcGCCCAAGGGACAGAGACTTGGAGCAGGCTTGGCCTACAATAACCCTAACTTGTTAAAAGCCTTGCTCGGATCTGGCACCAAGATTGGCTGGACCTACAACTGGGGTCAGCGCGATGACTCTGGCACTGGCCTTCCCTTCATCCCCACACTCTGGGGTCTCAAGCTGGATTTTGCTCAGGTCTGGCCTGCCAATGCCCAGAGAGCCATCGACGCTGGCTCGCCGTGCCTTTTCAGCTTCAACGAGCCCGATCACGGAACCCAGGCTAACCTCTCCCCCGAGGTTGCCGCTGCCAAGCACAAGGAGCTCATGAACCCGTTCCAGGGCAAGGCGCGTATTGGTTCaccttccatcaccaacggcGGTGGCCCCGACATGGGCATCGAGTGGATGAAGAGGTTCTTCGCTGCCTGCAACGGCGGGTGCGCCGTCGACTTTGTCAACATTCACATTTACGGTTTCAGCACTGAGCAATTCTTGGACCACCTCGTCAAGGTGAACGAGCTGTTCAAGAAGCCCGTGTGGATCACCGAGTTTGGATTTAATGGATCCGACGACGAGATTGCCCAACAGCTCAAGACCGTCATTGACGCCATTGACAACGACCCCAAGTATGCCTTTGTCGAGGCCTACTCTTACTTTatggttgaggagggcatCCTGGTCAAGGGCAACCAGCCCAGTCGCTATGGTAGGACTTTTGCCTATGGCGGGGCCAACTAA
- a CDS encoding hypothetical protein (EggNog:ENOG503NVJ6; COG:S), translated as MFSTKSSFSSLKTPTLLTPNRFVPPLHSFPIHRHPRTLATMSTSEPPPSLPKMPSLIYGTAWKKDRTADLVYEAIKAGFRGIDTAAMKRHYDEALVGEGIRRAISEGIVSRNDLWIQTKYTPSPSTHYTSTNPLTTSLTTSIASSLSNLSTPDHQPPYLDALILHSPFETLPENITAWTHLTSYLPNQIRHLGYSNVPPDFLDVFVEFLDLNPSLPRVSLIQNRFTAGMYNWDIETRRWCKGNGAVYQGFWVLTGNVDVWRHAKVVREVKEGLGLGSLEEAWLAVVMVGMGVRVLDGTTKGEHMRGDLGVGERVREWRGEREENERKWERWVGEVRGLIGG; from the exons ATGTTTTCGACAAAATCATCATTTTCAAGcctcaaaacaccaaccctTCTGACACCCAACCGTTTCGTCCCGCCACTTCATAGCTTTCCCATTCACCGTCACCCAAGAACCCTGGCCACCATGTCCACCTCAGAACcgcccccatccctccccaaaatgCCATCCCTCATCTACGGCACAGCCTGGAAAAAAGACCGCACCGCCGACCTCGTCTATGAAGCAATCAAAGCCGGCTTCCGGGGAATCGATACAGCGGCCATGAAACGGCATTACGACGAGGCCCTCGTTGGCGAGGGTATTCGAAGGGCGATATCTGAAGGCATCGTCAGCAGGAATGATCTCTGG ATACAAACCAAatacaccccctccccctccactcactacacctccaccaacccgctcacaacctccctcacaacctcGATAGCCTCCTCCctatccaacctctccacccccgatcaccaacccccctacCTCGACGCCTTAATCCTCCACTCCCCTTTTGAAACCCTCCCCGAAAACATCACCGCCTGGACCCATCTCACTTCTTACCTCCCCAATCAAATCCGCCACCTAGGCTACTCCAACGTCCCCCCGGATTTCCTCGATGTCTTTGTCGAGTTTCTCGACCTGAACCCTTCTCTCCCAAGAGTAAGTCTGATACAAAACAGGTTTACAGCGGGCATGTACAACTGGGATATTGAAACGAGGAGATGGTGCAAAGGGAATGGGGCGGTGTATCAAGGATTTTGGGTTTTGACTGGTAATGTGGATGTTTGGAGGCATgccaaggtggtgagggaggtgaaggagggatTGGGACTGGGaagtttggaggaggcttggttggcggttgtgatggtggggatgggggtgagggttttGGATGGGACGACTAAGGGGGAGCATATGAGGGGGGATcttggggtgggggagagggtgagggagtggaggggggagagggaagagaatGAGAGGAaatgggagaggtgggtgggggaggtgagaggGTTGATTGGGGGGTAA
- a CDS encoding hypothetical protein (EggNog:ENOG503P26W; COG:S): MNYGNNNNNDNNEMDPNLHATYPLLALNTTTETPEFDYSAFYTQQPHHSHEDIDYLAEESSASASTSGNFVSSASDATLQNLNPVPPPSLLTVPALASTNTALALHNAHSPGNYGQPYPQNQLQLPSFDPSAVSGTGYNDGSSGGGSPAPSPGHGGGGSGGGGSGSNSGSLTAAGKQRLERRGHTKSRRGCFNCKRRRIKCQETRPSCGHCLKTGLTCEYPSLPTITHQPTNTLPLFSLLDLRLYHHFLSTCYPHHPIGSEPLWLHTVPHLSQSHPYLMHAILGYSASHLLQSDPSLTLTPAMTHRLKAIKSIKKALSSLPSSSSSPDLASEGNALMATCFTLTYQSTLLDDGMPEYMTFIRGIVIISISMLARQTRLIFDNLIQPEHNKSVLEAHMRSLPLVRREWVDAAGGSLRKLEEVVPRQGVRRRYWELLVEMVEGLKRGGWEGYEAMTRHYTWWMMLPQEEFRVLVDVPGDQVSVLLGAHWVGIKMIMATVTEGEMMGSAEREKRVVVTEGGEVKEEEGWKEGKDPRERVEMEGGKKEGIGRWLRWLNRETKGGWRGYGGWCRWVEERLREDLGYFGKSV, from the exons ATGAACTACggcaataacaacaacaacgacaacaacgaaaTGGACCCCAACCTCCATGCTACCTACCCCCTCTTGGCTCTAAACACCACAACCGAGACCCCCGAGTTTGACTACTCGGCCTTTTACACCCAACAGCCCCATCATTCTCACGAGGATATCGACTACCTTGCTGAGGAGAGCTCAGCATCTGCATCCACCTCTGGCAATTTTGTTTCCTCAGCATCAGATGCCACCCTCCAGAACCTCAACCCCGTCCCTCCCCCGTCCCTGTTGACGGTCCCAGCCctggccagcaccaacaccgcTCTCGCTCTTCACAACGCCCACAGTCCAGGGAACTATGGACAACCCtacccccaaaaccaactccaactccccagCTTTGACCCCTCTGCCGTGTCAGGAACAGGTTATAACGACGgtagcagcggcggcggcagcccCGCCCCTTCTCCcggccacggcggcggcggtagcggagggggaggaagcggGAGCAACAGCGGCAGCCTAACCGCGGCGGGAAAACAGCGGTTAGAAAGAAGGGGCCACACAAAGAGCCGAAGGGGTTGTTTCAACTGCAAACGTCGACGCATAAAG TGTCAAGAAACCCGCCCCTCCTGCGGCCACTGCCTCAAAACCGGCCTCACCTGCGAGTACCCTTCCCTGCCAACCATAAcccaccagccaaccaacaccctccctctattctccctcctcgacctccgcCTCTACCaccacttcctctccacctgctacccccaccaccccatcgGTTCAGAGCCTTTGTGGCTGCACACAGTCCCTCACCTatcccaatcccaccccTACCTCATGCACGCCATACTGGGGTATTCggcctcccacctcctccagtccgacccctccctcaccctgACGCCGGCGATGACCCACCGTCTCAAAGCCATCAAATCCATCAAGAAGGCTCTCTCCTCCCTaccgtcttcctcctcctccccggaTTTGGCATCGGAAGGCAACGCCCTCATGGCCACCTGCTTCACGCTAACCTACCAGTCCACCCTTTTGGACGACGGAATGCCAGAGTACATGACCTTCATCCGAggcatcgtcatcatctccatctccatgcTCGCGCGGCAGACAAGACTGATATttgacaacctcatccaGCCGGAGCATAACAAGTCGGTCTTGGAAGCGCACATGAGGAGCCTGCCGCTGGTGAGAAGGGAGTGGGTTGATGCTGCGGGGGGGAGTCTCCGGAAACTGGAAGAGGTCGTGCCGAGGCAGGGGGTTCGGAGGAGGTACTGGGAGCTGCTCGTTGAGATGGTGGAAGGACTGAAAAGGGGCGGGTGGGAGGGGTACGAGGCTATGACGAGGCATTACACTTGGTGGATGATGCTTCCGCAGGAAGAGTTCAGGGTGCTGGTGGATGTGCCCGGGGACCAGGTTAGTGTTCTTCTTGGGGCGCATTGGGTGGGAATAAAAATGATTATGGCgacggtgacggagggggagatgatggggagtgccgagagagaaaagagggtTGTGGTTAccgaggggggggaggtgaaggaggaggaggggtggaaggaggggaaggatccgagggagagggtggagatggagggggggaagaaggaggggatcgggaggtggttgaggtggttgaaTAGGGAAAcgaaaggggggtg
- a CDS encoding hypothetical protein (COG:K; EggNog:ENOG503P1WB) codes for MPPHTSESPAKKQSKWSPEEDALIIELRGSGMKWDDISKRLPGRSSISCRLHYQNYLERRSEWDEERKNKLARLYERFKPEMWAKVAEEMQVPWRAAEAMHWQLGENEMARRAGVVPFTLNMTPNDSQGSHGHHRISPTRGHGHSQSQGSLPTIPSPRYHHQHQRGPGPVPPPLIPPPMATGRPLAVRRESLPPRSSSGIAPEPLDYGYGQPPPPPGPPFGGLAPIQTTSLGPGQGRGGVLPSVAELTTGVSPYSTPAYSVGAPSASPIHSATASPVPLLPPLGYSSSSSYGYTHLESSSGSKRRASPDVSRETSRRRHMYPRSEDGDYPPLPPPPPPPMGLGQVAARRPRYEP; via the exons ATGCCGCCTCACACCTCCGAGTCGCCGGCGAAGAAACAAAGCAAGTGGTCTCCGGAAGAGGATGCTCTCATCATAGAGCTCCGGGGCAGTGGGATGAAATGGGACGACATATCGAAGCGGCTTCCAGGACGGAGCTCCATCAGCTGTCGTCTTCACTACCAAAACTATCTGGAAAGGCGGAGCGAGTGGGACGAAGAGCGCAAGAACAAGCTCGCAAGGCTGTACGAGAG ATTCAAACCCGAGATGTGGGCAAAAGTGGCAGAGGAGATGCAGGTCCCCTGGCGCGCCGCCGAGGCGATGCACTGGCAGCTAGGTGAGAATGAAATGGCAAGGCGGGCAGGCGTGGTTCCATTCACGCTGAACATGACTCCGAACGACTCGCAAGGTTCCCACGGCCATCACCGAATTTCCCCCACGAGAGGACACGGCCACTCGCAGTCCCAGGGAAGCCTCCCCACCATTCCGTCTCCacgataccaccaccaacaccaacgggGCCCCGGGCCCGTCCCACCACCCTTGATCCCACCCCCGATGGCGACCGGCCGGCCCCTAGCCGTACGACGCGAGAGCCTCCCGCCGAGATCCTCTTCCGGTAtcgcccctgagccccttgACTACGGCTACGGACaaccgcctccaccaccgggtCCTCCGTTTGGGGGGCTCGCGCCGATTCAGACGACGAGTCTTGGCCCAGGTCAAGGACGCGGAGGCGTGCTGCCCAGTGTGGCGGAACTGACGACGGGAGTTAGCCCGTACAGCACTCCGGCGTACTCGGTGGGAGCTCCTAGTGCGAGTCCTATCCACAGCGCCACTGCTAGTCCGGTTCCTTTGCTCCCGCCTTTGGGGTAcagctcgtcgtcgtcgtatGGGTATACACATTTGGAATCGTCGTCTGGGTCGAAGCGGAGGGCCAGTCCTGATGTAAGCAGGGAGACTAGCAGGCGACGACACATGTACCCGCGGTCTGAGGATGGGGATTACCcgcctcttccgcctccgcctccgccaccgATGGGACTCGGGCAGGTGGCGGCTAGACGGCCGAGGTATGAGCCATAA
- a CDS encoding hypothetical protein (EggNog:ENOG503NYFQ; COG:O), with translation MMASIRTLLLASLSLATVSAQDARISWIENAPAWQEESLMHLQISPPESSILQLTFDVYPLTRAVGLNESTEVRDDYRIQGFLTYADDLEAMNNQSIALVSCDSNSSTSLVGELITTAKPRAILLYSIKGNCCALQGSYQDLEGTPYDTLFTMANQEESIAAMNSTRLAGASAAATITGGITAAGPETSAQVPHNGNNSAVAMSILYSITGLITLLFLVIIATGAIRAHRYPERYGPRSGYGGRPRQSRAKGLARAVLETLPIVKFGDPAPAKPDPALELESQTSRSSSEPGIGTRLSAIPEEPKTPRTPKTPKTPAKRQNEGLGTVLESEDDDQPAVNPIIAAPKDANGGENGTKDGKRISEEHLGCSICTEDFLVGEDVRVLPCDHQFHPPCIDPWLINVSGTCPLCRLDLRPHDEQNPEDPHHLAPPLAGEWNENNAQTTQQQRRKSLRFLDLHRLRHASVEERIEILRRHRSQQQLRESQPPQSSSSGSTTADSEEHHSRRASLADRLRDKFRVHTTTRQDGGGGEMTRTTTTTTTTTAREAGPPPAST, from the exons ATGATGGCTTCAATACGgactctcctcctcgcctccctctcgcTGGCAACCGTCAGCGCTCAGGATGCAAGGATATCTTGGATCGAAAATGCCCCGGCGTGGCAGGAAGAATCGCTGATGCATCTCCAAATCAGCCCACCCGAGAGCTCGATTCTGCAGCTGACATTTGATGTCTACCCGTTGACCCGCGCGGTCGGGTTGAACGAGAGCACAGAAGTCAGAGAC GACTATCGAATCCAAGGCTTTTTAACCTACGCCGATGATCTCGAAGCCATGAACAACCAGTCGATTGCCCTGGTCAGCTGCGACTCCAACAGCTCGACGAGCCTCGTGGGCGAGCTCATCACGACTGCCAAGCCGAGGGCGATATTGCTGTACAGCATCAAGGGGAACTGCTGCGCGCTGCAGGGTTCCTATCAGGACTTGGAAGGGACGCCTTACGATACATTGTTCACCATGGCGAACCAGGAGGAATCCATTGCTGCCATGAACAGCACACGCTTGGCCGGGGCGTcggctgctgccaccatcaCTGGCGGCATCACTGCTGCCGGCCCGGAAACGAGTGCCCAAGTACCGCACAATGGGAACAATTCGGCGGTGGCGATGAGCATCCTGTATAGCATCACAGGTCTCATCACGCTCCTCTTTCTCGTTATCATTGCGACGGGCGCTATCAGGGCACATCGATATCCGGAACGATATGGGCCGCGATCGGGTTACGGCGGACGACCCCGACAAAGTAGGGCAAAGGGGCTGGCGCGCGCGGTGTTGGAGACGCTTCCCATTGTCAAGTTTGGGGATCCGGCACCGGCAAAACCTGATCCAGCCCTCGAGCTCGAGTCCCAAACATCTCGATCGTCATCCGAGCCGGGGATAGGGACCAGATTATCAGCCATCCCAGAGGAGCCCAAGACGCCCAGGAcacccaaaacacccaaaacGCCAGCAAAGCGGCAAAATGAAGGTCTGGGGACAGTCTTGGAGTCTGAAGATGACGACCAGCCAGCCGTAAACCCAATAATTGCTGCCCCCAAAGACGCCAATGGTGGCGAGAATGGGACCAAGGACGGCAAGCGGATATCAGAGGAGCACCTTGGATGCTCAATCTGCACCGAGGACTTTCTTGTGGGGGAGGACGTACGAGTGCTACCTTGTGACCACCAATTTCACCCGCCGTGTATCGACCCGTGGTTGATCAACGTATCCGGGACTTGTCCACTGTG CCGTCTCGACCTCCGACCCCACGACGAGCAAAACCCAGAAGACCCCCATCACCTCGCACCACCCTTGGCCGGCGAATGGAATGAGAATAACGCTCAAACGacacagcaacaacgccGGAAATCACTACGGTTCCTTGACCTGCACCGCCTCCGGCACGCCTCGGTTGAGGAACGGATTGAAATCTTGAGAAGACACCGATCACAGCAGCAGTTGAGAGAGTCTCAACCACCGCAGTCGTCTTCGTCGGGGTCGACGACGGCAGATTCGGAGGAGCATCACAGCCGACGGGCGAGCTTGGCGGATAGGCTGAGGGATAAATTTAGGGTTCATACCACCACGAGgcaggatggtggtggtggggaaatgacaaggacgacgacgacgacaacaacaacaacggcaagGGAGGCTggaccaccaccggcctcgaCATAA